The Blautia pseudococcoides genome segment TACATAAAATATAATAAATCAAATTCCTTTGATGTTAATGTAATTTCTTTTCCGCTTTTATTAACAAATTTTCTTGTAAATGGATTGATATCTAAGTCAATACTTACCCTAGCCATTGTTGGTACAACTGATAATTTTTTAACTAGATATTCAAGGGTTTGATAGTTGACAAATTCTTCATTTTCATTAAAGTCTACAATTAAAATTTTCCCATGTAACCACCTCGGTTATATTAAAAATGACCATCTGCGAAGCAAGAGAGAGCAGGGAAAGCGAGAAGTAATAAACTTTTCGTTTCCCTTTTCTTTTTCTCTGTGTTTTTACTTAGTTGATAATCTGCTCCGCAGGAAGCAATTAAATTCATTTATTAAAGTTTTATCTCTCTTTTGCTATTCTATATTTCATTTCTACGCAATAATTCAATAATCGTTTCACCTTTCGATTTAGAAAAAACAAATAAAGAGGTGGCTACGCAGGTTATGATAATTATTAAAAATAAAAGTAAATTCTTTAATACAGGAAACTCAAACGGAAGGCTATATATATTGAAGTTTGTATATACCATATAGCTCATCGGTATGCCAATTATCAATGAAATGATAATCGACAAAATTGCATAGCATAGACTTTCAAACACTATCATCTTTTTAATTTGCTTTCTTGTCATACCAACACTTTCTAAAATAGCAAATTCCTTAGAACGGTTCTGTATACTTTCGGACATCATGTTTAGGTAATTTGAAATAGCAAGCAGCATGATAATAATTCCAATACTTCCACCTAAAACAGTAATTTGATTTTCAGAATTTTTCATTTCAGAATACCTGTCTAATTTCGAATCTGTAGAAATCAATTCGTTACTCTCCATAAGACCTTTAATTGAGCTTTCTGTGCTTTTAGAAAAAGATTCATCATAATCAATTTTTAACATTTCTATCAATGGTTGTTCTACAATATTCTCGAAAAAATCAGCACTAATAATTAAATCAGGCGTATAACCAGCCGAATAATAGGCAGGATAATTGTCTATGACTGCACCTGTTTTAACTACTTCCTTTTCATTTGGATTTAACGCAGTTGGTATTGAAAATTCAACATTTTTTCCGACGATACCGTTATCACCTTGTGTAAAGGATTTGGAAACAAAAGCAACCTCTCCATTTTTAAACTTTTCCTTATTTAGAGGATTTTTCAAAGTTTTATTTATCTTTTCAAATTCTAAATCATCAATTCCTACAATTCTACAAGTAAAATAAACGTAATCTGGCTGTTTTTTATATAGTTCCATATCCTTTTCATAGTCGCCTGGAGTGTATCTGGAACTATATAATTCTTTATAATATTCACCATAGACATTTTCTTGATATGGTACAACCGCTGTTGCCGATTTTAAAACGCGTACATCCTTTACACCATCTATGGATTTTATTTGTTCAATTAAATCCGAAGTAATGACTTGCTTTTCATTATCAGAAAGTAAAGTTTGATTCAAAAGTCTTAAATCATAATCATAGGTATGATTCAAAATATTTTTTGCATTATTTGCATGAATCACAACATTGATAATTAAGAAAAGCGATACCGCCAAACTGAAAGAACACATAATAATAACAAATTGTTTCTTATCTCGAAACAGATTCATTTTTACCATTGAACGTATATCTCCGCCTGTGCGCTTTTTACTTTTAACTTTGACAGAAGCTGTCCCTATATATTTCATTGCTTCAATAGACGAGCAATTCATGGCTATTTTCACTGGTTTTTGACTGCTAATCATAGTAGTTGCAAATGAAAAAATGGTTGCTAATACGAATACCCACAAAGAAACAGTTTCAACATCACTTGCTGTAATAGCAGGATTGAGAGCATGTAATAATTGTGGAATAACAATTTTTCCAACAATCGCTGAACCAAACAAACCTAAGGGAATTCCTATGACTGCGTTCCACAACATTTGCTTATATATCATTTTTCTGATTTGAACAGAAGTTGTTCCGATTGTTTTAAGCTGTCCAAAATAGCGAATATCTCGATTTACCGAAATATATAATGTGTTGTAGATAAATAAATACCCACTTAAAAAAACAAGACCTAATAAAACTAATAATCCAACAATAGTTTTGATAAAATTAGAAATGGTATCATAATCAGCCACAATAATCTGATTTGCAGATAGTTTAATTTGATTTTGCATTTCTATAATATCATTTTCAGTATATAAAGGGTTTTTTAAAGAAATTTTTAATGTTCCCTGTGTTAAATCTGTTGGAAGAGCACCTGTGGTCTTATAAAAATCTTCTGAAACATAACCTTTGTCTTTGCCAGTATAATCTAAAAACCAGCCACTTAAAACAAATGTTTTTGTAGTATCTTCATTTGTTTGCTTATCAGATAAATTTTGATAAAGTAATGGAAGTTTCATTCCTATTTTGGGATTCTTTATTCCCATAGAATTTAAAGCACTCTTTGATAACATCAATTCATTTTCTTTTGTGGGATAAGTTCCTGTATAATGATCCAAAGCAGGAATTGTTTGCTTTTCCCAACAAATATCATCTAACCAAAATAATTGTACTTTATCTAATTCTCTATCTTGAAACTTTGAGATAATTGCACATTTTACACTAAGTCCTGCATATTCTACATTATCCATTTCTCGCATGATAGATACTTGCTCATCTCTAGGTTCTGTTAATTCAATATCATAATCTACCCCCTGCATTCTTTGCTGTCGTAAAGAAACCGTATCCCAATAACATAGTCCGATAGATATTACTGTACAAAGCAAAAATGTTGTCAAAAAAATTGCTACTAT includes the following:
- a CDS encoding ABC transporter permease translates to MLKVDNKKVINDLAKTTYKANRKRNILTIVAIFLTTFLLCTVISIGLCYWDTVSLRQQRMQGVDYDIELTEPRDEQVSIMREMDNVEYAGLSVKCAIISKFQDRELDKVQLFWLDDICWEKQTIPALDHYTGTYPTKENELMLSKSALNSMGIKNPKIGMKLPLLYQNLSDKQTNEDTTKTFVLSGWFLDYTGKDKGYVSEDFYKTTGALPTDLTQGTLKISLKNPLYTENDIIEMQNQIKLSANQIIVADYDTISNFIKTIVGLLVLLGLVFLSGYLFIYNTLYISVNRDIRYFGQLKTIGTTSVQIRKMIYKQMLWNAVIGIPLGLFGSAIVGKIVIPQLLHALNPAITASDVETVSLWVFVLATIFSFATTMISSQKPVKIAMNCSSIEAMKYIGTASVKVKSKKRTGGDIRSMVKMNLFRDKKQFVIIMCSFSLAVSLFLIINVVIHANNAKNILNHTYDYDLRLLNQTLLSDNEKQVITSDLIEQIKSIDGVKDVRVLKSATAVVPYQENVYGEYYKELYSSRYTPGDYEKDMELYKKQPDYVYFTCRIVGIDDLEFEKINKTLKNPLNKEKFKNGEVAFVSKSFTQGDNGIVGKNVEFSIPTALNPNEKEVVKTGAVIDNYPAYYSAGYTPDLIISADFFENIVEQPLIEMLKIDYDESFSKSTESSIKGLMESNELISTDSKLDRYSEMKNSENQITVLGGSIGIIIMLLAISNYLNMMSESIQNRSKEFAILESVGMTRKQIKKMIVFESLCYAILSIIISLIIGIPMSYMVYTNFNIYSLPFEFPVLKNLLLFLIIIITCVATSLFVFSKSKGETIIELLRRNEI